One Solanum pennellii chromosome 10, SPENNV200 genomic region harbors:
- the LOC107031977 gene encoding TPD1 protein homolog 1B-like, protein METIVKLSITLLLLLLTLLTKGVCSCGLNNITVGTIRSGVEIKGKPEWNVVVVNNCDCPMQKMVLSCNDFQTTEPVDPTLFKPLGNNECSVNNGNVIPAKNTVNFSYAWDPPFFLRPTFVTTSC, encoded by the exons ATGGAAACCATTGTTAAGCTTTCAatcactcttcttcttcttcttcttacacTTCTCACCAAAG GTGTTTGTAGTTGTGGTTTGAACAATATAACGGTTGGAACAATAAGGAGTGGTGTAGAAATAAAGGGAAAGCCAGAGTGGAATGTGGTTGTTGTGAACAATTGTGATTGCCCCATGCAAAAAATGGTATTGTCTTGCAATGATTTTCAGACAACAGAGCCAGTGGATCCAACTCTTTTCAAACCTTTGGGAAACAATGAATGTAGTGTCAACAATGGCAATGTCATACCCGCAAAAAATACAGTCAACTTCTCTTATGCTTGGGATCCTCCTTTTTTCCTAAGGCCAACTTTTGTTACTACTTCCTGTTGA
- the LOC107031978 gene encoding uncharacterized protein LOC107031978, producing the protein MAPLPAPYSGTSTLALVARASAFTFGLAYGSVKLKYLKAKAKSQKKAEAKARH; encoded by the exons ATGGCACCTCTTCCAGCACCATACTCAGGAACCAGCACTCTTGCTCTG GTGGCGCGCGCATCAGCATTTACCTTTGGACTCGCTTATGGAAGCGTTAAGCTCAAGTATCTCAAG GCAAAGGCCAAGTCTCAAAAGAAGGCTGAAGCTAAGGCACGTCACTGA
- the LOC114074291 gene encoding uncharacterized protein LOC114074291, producing MSNLSKLEFVALDISGKNYLSWVLYAEIHLAAKGLDATITQGNEASSQDKAKAMIFLRHHLDEGLKIEYLTVKDPLELWTDLKGRYDHLKATVLPRARYEWMHLRFQDFKTVIEYNSAVFRITSQLKLCGETIKDEDMLEKTLTTFHASNVILQQQYREKGFQKYSELISCLLVAEQHNALLMKNHEARPTGAAPLPEANVVEARDQSEVKRDDRRGYNNARGRGKDKRRYTNRQGGGHNKRENNMSSQNNPSKSNCRRCGMKGHWKNECRTHEHFVRLYQNSFKKKGNKSGASSSNARAESHMTLKDDDKPGTSQKYDKDVEANLALKDDVFDGLGDITHMEVDDFFGDRN from the coding sequence ATGTCGAATTTATCCAAACTTGAGTTTGTGGCATTAGATATTTCTGGAAAGAATTATCTTTCATGGGTACTCTATGCTGAGATTCACTTGGCTGCTAAAGGTCTTGATGCCACTATTACTCAGGGAAATGAAGCATCGAGTCAAGATAAGGCGAAGGCTATGATTTTCCTTCGTCATCATCTTGATGAGGGCCTGAAGATTGAATATCTGACGGTAAAAGATCCACTTGAGTTGTGGACTGATTTAAAGGGGAGATATGACCACCTAAAGGCAACAGTGTTGCCAAGAGCTCGTTATGAGTGGATGCATTTACGGTTTCAAGATTTTAAGACCGTAATTGAATACAACTCTGCTGTATTCAGGATAACCTCCCAGTTAAAATTATGTGGGGAGACTATAAAAGATGAGGACATGTTGGAAAAGACACTTACTACTTTCCATGCCTCAAATGTGATATTGCAGCAGCAATATCGTGAAAAGGGTTTTCAGAAATATTCTGAACTAATCTCATGTCTTTTGGTGGCTGAGCAACATAATgctcttttaatgaaaaatcatgaagctCGTCCCACTGGAGCTGCTCCATTACCGGAGGCAAATGTGGTGGAAGCACGTGATCAATCTGAAGTAAAAAGAGATGATCGTCGGGGCTATAATAATGCACGGGGACGTGGCAAAGATAAAAGACGATACACTAATCGTCAAGGTGGTGGTCATAATAAAAGGGAGAACAACATGAGTTCTCAAAATAACCCCTCAAAAAGTAATTGTCGTCGTTGTGGCATGAAAGGCCATTGGAAGAATGAATGTCGCACACATGAGCATTTTGTAAGGCTCTATCAAAATTCCtttaaaaagaaaggaaataaaagtggtGCTTCCTCTTCCAATGCTCGAGCTGAGTCACATATGACTCTTAAAGATGATGATAAGCCGGGAACATCTCAGAAATATGATAAGGATGTTGAAGCAAATTTGGCTTTAAAGGATGATGTTTTTGATGGCCTTGGTGACATTACTCATATGGAAGTTGATGACTTCTTTGGAGATCGAAACTGA